In Malassezia vespertilionis chromosome 4, complete sequence, the DNA window TGATATTAATTTTGTCCAGTTTCATCGGTGCGGCTGtctgcaccgccgcggGCTTGAGCAGGTTCTTCGAATAGATGTTCTGCACGACAAAGATAAAGGtgctgccgagcgccgctgcaaagcCCACGACGTCgtccgcgctgctcgaaAGCGAACTGCACGCGAGCACAACGCCGAGCATGAGCGGCACCAGCGAGACGTAGATTTGGGACGAGTACGATACATTAAATAGGTACACGTACGACAGCACCGTAAATAACGGTGACAGCGCTTTGATCGTGTGTACCATGCTCACGGGCACGCGGCTGATCGCGAGCGAGCTCAGCGCGTGTCCCACGACATTAAATACGCTGATCTGCGCaacctcgcgctgctgcgcccaGCTTATCCGCAcaagccgccgcgcaagcgtgtAGCTCCGCAGGAGCGAGCGGCACGTTCCCAGGTAGCAGAACACATTCACAAACACAAAATGCACAAGCGTCAGCGTCATGGGGTAGgggaaaagcgcgcgctccgccgGGTCCGCGCGCCGGTGGCCCACAGAGAGCAGGCCTTTCGACGTATTCGAAGAGAGTGCAGAGCTCAGGTACCACAATACGCACAAcagcgcaagcatcgcgccggacgacgcatgtgcgcgtgcatcggacgcgacgccggcgctctgcatcgAGGCGCACTGTGGAGAAGAGGCGACGCAAAAAGGCAACGCCACGTGGAAACTATGGGCTAGCAGCATCTTGCGGCGATCTTGCggccgcatcgcgcgccgccgctgcataccgctgcgtgcgcgggGAGACacggagcgcggcaaaacacgcttgcacacgcgcgagcCGCTCTGGTGCatcgcggcgtggcgccgcgcagcatgcagTCCACACAAtggcacgcacgcgctttgGATCGTCCAACATGTGCGCccaaacgcgcggcgctggcacCGTGCGTGACGCGGCCACGAGGGCAGCAAGCAGTAAATCGAGAAACGCCCAGCCGTGCCGCGTGGATGCATTCCGCACAATGTCTGCATCGCGGTGCCCCGCCCAATTTGCccatgcgccgagcagacgcacgcacagccgcggcaatgtgcgcgcgccgccgtgcccGCCCCACACgcctggcgctgcatgcgtcGCAATGTGCAGCAGGTCGAGCAGCGGGAGaagccgcgctcgccgcgggCACCGAGACACgtgtgcaaagcgcgcgacgacggtgcgctgctgattgcggcgctgtgcggGGTCCGTTTGTGCGAGCCattcgcgcagcaaagcgGATGCTTTTTCGTGTGCACCCTCGAGCGCATAGAGGCGTACCGCAAGCTGTTCGTACAggccgcgatgcgcacgcaacgcacgctgcacctcCTCTAGCCGCGCCCGTATGGGCCCAGTgacgctgtgcggcgcgcgacgcgtcgcaTACGGAGCacgctctgcgcgcgcacccGCATAGTACGCAGCTTGCAGCGTCTCTGCGATCCCGAGCTCCACCTCGATGACCGCCGCGGTTGCGTTAGGGTAGCTATCGAGAAGTGTGCCATTCACCCCGCGCGTTTCGTTGTCAAa includes these proteins:
- a CDS encoding uncharacterized protein (SECRETED:SignalP(1-34); EggNog:ENOG503NUBJ; TransMembrane:10 (i12-30o65-84i104-123o129-150i157-176o182-201i222-245o257-277i289-308o314-331i); COG:E; COG:G) produces the protein MQSAGVASDARAHASSGAMLALLCVLWYLSSALSSNTSKGLLSVGHRRADPAERALFPYPMTLTLVHFVFVNVFCYLGTCRSLLRSYTLARRLVRISWAQQREVAQISVFNVVGHALSSLAISRVPVSMVHTIKALSPLFTVLSYVYLFNVSYSSQIYVSLVPLMLGVVLACSSLSSSADDVVGFAAALGSTFIFVVQNIYSKNLLKPAAVQTAAPMKLDKINIMFYSSAWSIVLMLPLCIYHDIPRMAAQARPLTLHALYLLFANGVVHFAQNLLAFQVLAHVSPVTYSIANLFKRVFVILIAIVWFGQSVTHMQWVGIALTFLGLYLYNQAKIGTQAPREADTLPMHETRNPISRHALLHLGAREDVQAQARARPRLANFASDTATRYFSLPPQ